In a genomic window of Spirosoma agri:
- a CDS encoding LysM peptidoglycan-binding domain-containing protein gives MPYDIDFAGVSVHLTQPGRLQVQQEVQQLYTNRAGIQTDMNTLRQLTPLLKPLFTEVDLPDDFRYAALPFTNNDTTGFWALSQAHARDLKLRIDQTVDERYHPIVSTEAVLVNISQLQKTQGNYVLALLQYLKGEINPPAPERIDPSYILLKPNSPPLIWKILARKLVFEHEEPTYRPSVSYMLFEYQNGEGKALQTIADRLRVTEERVKPFNQWLKTTVVPTGKEYSVFVQVTPDEFALVRSIAESGMETAVVRRMDVGFPILTKVDEQAEGLRALAIYYKINNRRGVQAQNCDNFITLAFYGNITINAFLNFNDLSINDIARPGEIYYLERKAKRAKVPFHVVQKNQTLREVASIYGVQLKSLLRFNDITATQRVQTGRVLWLQAKRPANRPAEYRQLPVDEQKQFTSPEPVIAEKKGLEPSPSSLPEQKPAVITSSPVTDNKAALISPKTPDDSSARSLDEDLLAVSDSISHVDTAQHEVIEAIKLHVVTPGQTYFAIARLYGVTVKQLYTWNNLSERIPLKVGQELIIDVTEKQRIAREKQRVVSAKPVVKKQPGRGNLVNLFVVSPVKEAIYYTVKAGQTLYRVALINKVRVEDLMRWNNLPNYVIEIGQKLLIRK, from the coding sequence GTGCCATACGACATTGATTTTGCCGGCGTTTCGGTTCATCTAACCCAACCCGGTCGATTACAGGTGCAACAGGAGGTACAGCAGCTGTACACGAATCGGGCTGGTATTCAGACCGATATGAATACGCTTCGGCAACTCACACCGCTCTTAAAGCCTCTATTTACCGAAGTTGACCTACCCGACGATTTTCGATATGCCGCGTTACCGTTTACGAATAATGACACAACCGGGTTTTGGGCGTTATCGCAGGCACATGCCCGAGACCTCAAACTTCGTATCGATCAAACGGTCGATGAACGATACCATCCCATCGTAAGCACGGAAGCTGTTTTAGTCAACATTTCTCAACTGCAAAAAACGCAGGGTAATTACGTACTGGCACTGCTACAGTACCTTAAAGGGGAGATAAATCCACCGGCTCCCGAGCGCATCGACCCGTCATATATCCTGCTCAAGCCGAATAGCCCACCGTTGATCTGGAAAATCTTGGCCCGTAAGTTAGTCTTTGAACACGAAGAACCGACCTATCGCCCGTCCGTAAGCTACATGCTGTTCGAGTATCAGAATGGTGAGGGGAAAGCCCTTCAGACTATTGCTGACCGCCTGCGGGTCACCGAAGAACGGGTCAAACCGTTCAACCAATGGCTTAAGACGACGGTTGTGCCGACCGGCAAAGAATACAGCGTATTTGTTCAGGTTACGCCCGATGAGTTCGCGCTTGTTCGCTCAATAGCAGAGTCAGGTATGGAGACGGCTGTCGTTCGCCGGATGGATGTTGGCTTTCCAATACTGACCAAAGTAGACGAGCAGGCTGAAGGATTGCGGGCACTGGCTATTTATTACAAGATCAATAATCGTCGGGGTGTGCAGGCGCAGAATTGCGATAACTTCATTACCCTAGCCTTCTATGGGAATATTACGATCAATGCTTTTCTGAATTTCAACGACTTAAGCATAAATGACATTGCCCGGCCCGGTGAGATTTACTACCTCGAGCGCAAGGCCAAACGCGCCAAAGTGCCGTTTCATGTTGTTCAGAAGAATCAAACCTTACGTGAAGTCGCAAGCATATACGGTGTGCAGTTGAAGTCGCTGCTTCGATTCAATGACATCACGGCTACCCAGCGAGTGCAAACCGGTCGGGTTTTGTGGCTGCAAGCGAAACGACCAGCTAACCGGCCTGCCGAGTACCGGCAGCTACCGGTCGATGAGCAAAAACAATTTACATCGCCAGAACCCGTCATCGCTGAAAAAAAAGGTCTGGAGCCTAGTCCAAGTTCGTTACCGGAGCAAAAGCCAGCAGTGATTACGTCCAGCCCGGTAACTGATAACAAAGCTGCGCTTATTAGCCCCAAAACACCGGATGATAGTTCAGCAAGGTCTTTAGATGAGGATTTACTGGCTGTGAGCGATAGCATCAGTCATGTTGACACGGCGCAGCACGAGGTGATTGAGGCCATTAAACTGCACGTTGTTACCCCTGGTCAGACGTATTTCGCGATTGCCCGCTTATATGGCGTTACAGTCAAGCAGCTTTATACCTGGAATAATTTATCCGAACGCATTCCACTCAAAGTGGGCCAGGAATTGATTATCGATGTTACGGAAAAACAACGCATCGCTCGGGAGAAACAACGGGTCGTGTCGGCTAAGCCAGTTGTTAAGAAGCAGCCGGGGCGGGGCAATCTGGTCAATCTATTTGTCGTTTCCCCCGTAAAAGAGGCTATTTATTACACCGTGAAAGCGGGCCAGACGCTGTATCGTGTCGCTTTGATTAATAAGGTACGGGTGGAAGACCTCATGCGCTGGAACAATCTGCCAAACTACGTCATCGAAATCGGTCAGAAACTGCTGATCCGGAAATGA
- a CDS encoding alpha/beta hydrolase family esterase translates to MVRYVLFFTFLGLSSASAQEPLLTDSIRVDGHYRTFHFIKPPKSNATLIFILHGSGGNGLGIREGARKLEEKVDDENLLLVYPDGYKRYWNECRKTANSAANKENIDENTFFGEMITYLADKYTINQKQIFAVGTSGGGHMAYKLALTMPEKFRAISALVANLPDTNNLDCPEKRVPIPVMIVNGTDDKVNPYMGGEVLTNNISLGLVRSTDRTFQYWSTLAGYTNKPTKVLLPDTDPSDGKTIERYTYKQKGKPEVTLLKVLGGKHDYPNDIDVYLESLAFFKRQLTR, encoded by the coding sequence ATGGTTCGCTACGTCTTATTTTTCACTTTTCTCGGATTAAGCAGCGCATCAGCGCAAGAGCCGTTGCTTACGGATTCTATTCGGGTCGATGGTCACTATCGAACATTTCATTTCATTAAACCGCCTAAGTCCAATGCAACGCTGATCTTTATCTTGCATGGATCAGGCGGCAATGGACTTGGCATTCGGGAGGGAGCGCGAAAACTGGAGGAAAAAGTAGATGACGAAAATCTGCTGCTCGTCTATCCGGATGGCTACAAACGGTACTGGAATGAATGCCGGAAAACGGCCAACTCAGCAGCCAACAAAGAGAACATAGATGAAAATACGTTTTTCGGGGAGATGATCACCTATTTAGCTGATAAATATACGATCAATCAGAAGCAAATTTTTGCCGTGGGAACGTCGGGAGGTGGCCATATGGCTTACAAACTTGCTTTGACCATGCCCGAAAAATTTCGGGCCATATCGGCGCTCGTCGCCAATCTTCCCGACACCAACAATCTAGACTGTCCCGAAAAACGGGTTCCTATCCCCGTTATGATTGTCAACGGTACCGACGACAAGGTTAATCCATACATGGGTGGTGAAGTCCTGACCAATAACATCAGCTTGGGGCTGGTGCGCTCCACCGATCGGACGTTCCAGTACTGGTCTACGCTGGCGGGTTACACGAATAAACCGACAAAAGTGCTATTGCCCGACACGGACCCCTCGGATGGAAAAACGATCGAACGATACACGTATAAGCAAAAAGGGAAGCCCGAAGTCACGCTCCTGAAAGTGTTGGGTGGGAAGCATGACTACCCGAACGATATTGATGTGTATCTCGAATCGCTTGCTTTCTTCAAACGGCAGCTAACTCGCTAG
- a CDS encoding NADH-quinone oxidoreductase subunit J family protein, whose amino-acid sequence MTEFITFFKSLTPTGYLFLILTGITLFCAIGVVTARNPIYSVLALIATFFCLSGHYILLNAQFLAAVNIIVYAGAIMVLFLFTIMFLNLRKDDEESKTNLTKIASVVVGGLLMVMLITIFRAKSAQVPVVNSASFNAKTGLVENLGNLLYSDYILPFELASVLFLVAMVGAVMLGKREAGDRHF is encoded by the coding sequence ATGACCGAATTTATAACTTTTTTTAAGTCTCTGACGCCCACCGGATACCTGTTCCTAATTCTTACGGGTATCACCTTATTTTGTGCCATTGGCGTTGTAACGGCTCGTAATCCTATTTACAGCGTTCTGGCCCTAATTGCGACCTTCTTTTGCCTATCAGGTCATTACATTCTATTGAATGCTCAATTTCTGGCAGCGGTCAATATTATCGTCTACGCGGGTGCAATCATGGTCTTGTTTCTGTTCACCATCATGTTTCTGAATCTGCGGAAAGATGATGAAGAATCGAAAACGAACCTAACCAAAATAGCGTCAGTGGTTGTTGGCGGCTTATTGATGGTGATGCTCATCACCATTTTTCGGGCTAAAAGCGCTCAAGTGCCAGTCGTAAACTCGGCGTCATTTAACGCGAAAACAGGTTTGGTTGAAAACCTGGGCAACCTGCTGTACAGCGATTATATTCTGCCCTTCGAACTGGCATCCGTGCTCTTTCTGGTTGCTATGGTCGGTGCCGTTATGCTCGGTAAGCGTGAAGCAGGTGACCGTCATTTTTAA
- a CDS encoding NuoI/complex I 23 kDa subunit family protein, whose product MQLTNRSKQVSNKEMTLAEKMYLPAVVSGLAITIRHFFRKKPTIQYPEVKKYLGPIYRGHHILKRDEQGRERCTACGLCAVACPAEAISMVAAERKKGEENLYREEKYAAVYEINMLRCIFCGLCEEACPKQAVYLRHDQMVPVFLERDEVIYGKERLVEKMDDRYIRVANSEVKATPTEPSLTRAAT is encoded by the coding sequence ATGCAATTAACAAATCGCTCCAAGCAAGTCAGCAATAAGGAAATGACGCTGGCGGAGAAGATGTACTTACCAGCCGTTGTTAGTGGTCTAGCCATCACCATCCGTCACTTTTTCCGCAAGAAGCCGACGATTCAGTATCCTGAAGTAAAAAAATATCTCGGACCGATATACCGGGGCCATCACATCCTGAAACGCGACGAACAGGGTCGCGAACGGTGCACGGCTTGTGGCCTGTGTGCTGTCGCCTGCCCGGCCGAAGCGATCTCGATGGTTGCCGCCGAACGGAAGAAAGGTGAAGAAAATCTGTACCGGGAAGAAAAATATGCGGCTGTTTATGAGATCAACATGCTGCGGTGCATTTTCTGTGGTCTGTGTGAAGAAGCGTGTCCTAAACAAGCTGTTTACCTGCGCCACGATCAAATGGTGCCCGTTTTTCTGGAGCGTGACGAAGTGATTTACGGAAAGGAACGGCTCGTTGAGAAAATGGACGACCGCTATATTCGTGTCGCCAATTCAGAAGTAAAAGCGACACCAACGGAGCCTAGCCTGACACGAGCTGCTACCTAG
- a CDS encoding acetyl-CoA C-acyltransferase, with translation MDAYIVAGYRTAVGKAPRGGLRFTRPDDMAAEVIKHLISQVPNFDPARVEDLIVGNAVPEAEQGMQIARYIALLSLPNSVPGMTINRYCGSGLEAIAIASAKIHAGLADCIIAGGTESMSLVPVMGWKTALNYEIAKTHPDYYIGMGLTAEQVAQQFKISRDAQDEFAYESHQKALAAQKDGKFTDEIVPINVSETYFDAESGKKKNREWTVAQDEGPRKDTSAEGLAKLKPVFTAGGSVTAGNSSQTSDGAAFVIVMSERLVNELNLQPIARMVSYATAGVEPRIMGIGPVAAIPIALQKAGLKQDDIDLIELNEAFAAQSLAVIQELGLDKSKINPNGGAIALGHALGSTGARLSVQLLNEMRRRDQKYGMVSACVGGGQGVAGIFERLN, from the coding sequence ATGGACGCATACATTGTAGCCGGATACCGTACTGCCGTGGGTAAAGCCCCGCGCGGAGGTCTCCGTTTCACTCGCCCCGATGATATGGCGGCTGAAGTTATCAAGCATTTGATAAGCCAGGTTCCCAATTTTGACCCGGCCCGTGTTGAAGATCTCATCGTTGGAAACGCGGTTCCCGAAGCAGAGCAAGGCATGCAGATTGCCCGCTATATCGCCTTGTTATCGCTGCCCAACAGTGTGCCGGGTATGACGATCAACCGGTATTGTGGCTCGGGACTGGAAGCAATCGCCATTGCATCGGCGAAGATCCATGCTGGACTAGCCGATTGCATCATTGCCGGTGGTACCGAATCCATGTCGCTCGTACCGGTGATGGGATGGAAAACGGCACTGAACTACGAAATCGCTAAAACACATCCTGATTATTACATCGGTATGGGCCTGACGGCTGAGCAGGTTGCCCAGCAGTTCAAGATAAGTCGTGATGCTCAGGATGAGTTTGCGTATGAATCGCATCAGAAAGCATTAGCCGCTCAGAAAGACGGGAAGTTCACGGACGAGATTGTCCCCATCAACGTGAGCGAAACTTATTTTGATGCGGAGAGCGGCAAAAAGAAAAATCGCGAATGGACTGTTGCTCAGGACGAAGGACCACGAAAAGATACGAGTGCCGAAGGTCTGGCTAAATTGAAGCCAGTATTTACAGCGGGCGGATCGGTAACGGCGGGTAATTCGTCGCAGACATCGGATGGTGCGGCTTTCGTGATCGTTATGTCGGAGCGGCTGGTCAATGAGTTGAATTTGCAGCCTATTGCGCGTATGGTATCGTATGCTACCGCTGGCGTCGAACCCCGGATAATGGGTATTGGCCCGGTTGCTGCAATTCCGATTGCGCTGCAAAAAGCGGGTTTGAAACAGGATGACATAGACCTGATCGAATTAAACGAAGCATTCGCGGCTCAGTCGCTGGCTGTTATTCAGGAGTTAGGACTAGACAAGAGTAAAATCAATCCGAATGGCGGAGCGATTGCGCTTGGCCACGCACTTGGCTCTACCGGAGCCCGATTGTCGGTTCAGCTGCTGAACGAGATGCGTCGTCGCGATCAGAAGTATGGGATGGTTTCTGCCTGCGTCGGCGGTGGGCAGGGTGTTGCCGGTATCTTCGAACGACTGAATTAA